TTCAAAGGAAAGAATAAGTTAAGAAGTTTGCTTAGGACTTTATTACATTTATTATATGTTTCCCCATCGGGTTTATTTAACCCGTACAAAAATGTAATCCAAAGTCCTAATGCCATATAGTTTAAGAGTTTTTTTCTTACCTTACTCAAGTTCTTAAAAATGTTTATATTATACGAACTAAGGCAATTTCTAAAACCACAATACTATTTTAGTAAAAATATTTTTTGAAATATAGTAGCAAAATGATTACAATTTAATATATTAGATTAAGTACAAATTAAATGATAAAAAAATATAATGGTTAACAAAAGTGTAAATAAGGTGTTGATTTGTTTATTTCGTCGTATAATACTTACTTAAGTACAAATACAAATAACAAAACTCTAAAAAATGAGAGGGATTTTTCCGATTCCAAATTATTTGAAAAGACTCTTGCAAAGAGCACCGATGCAAACACTTCAAAACTTACGCAGACAAATAATGTAAATTATATTTTAAAAAACAAAATACTTAGTACAAAAGAGAGAATAAACTCTCAACTTAAACAAGAATCTTCTTTATCAAATATGAGTAAATTCTCTACCGTAAACTCTCAGATAAAAGCACCGATAGCTTATGCTGCAAACTCTAGTATGTTTTCTTTGATGATAAAGTATCCTAAAACCGCTAAACAGATAGAAGACAACTCTGCAAAAGTTCTTAAAGAACCAATGCTTAGAGCTAAGATGATAAATACTTATACCGATAACGACAAATACTATCGCTTAACTGCCTAATCCTCTAACCAAGCATCTGTTTTTATAATCTTACCGTTATCAAATACTTTTAGTTTATATGCGCTTGAGCATTTTCCATCTTCCATATCCATAACGGCCATTTGAAGAATCTTTTTACATTTTTTAGGGATATCGAAGTGACCTTTCATACCTGTTAGAAACTGCTTTAGAGGTGTCTTTGCATCCATACCTATTACATTATCCCTGCATCCGGTAAGACCGATATCACTCAAATACGCTGTCCCATTAGCTATTTGGAAATCATCACTGCTTACATGTGTATGTGTACCTATAATTCCAGACACTTTTCCTTGTAGTAGCATCATCATAGCACGTTTTTCACTGCTAGCTTCGGCATGAAAATCTACAAATATATTTTTTACACCCTCTTCGTGCAAAGATGCAACCGTACTTTGTGCCACACGAAAACCATTCTCACACATCGGCATAGCGTAGTGCCCCATTAAGTTTAAAACTGCCAGTTTTTCACTCCCGATATCGTAAACCTTACATCCGGTTCCTTCTACCTCATCGGGGTAGTTGTGTGGACGAAGAATCTCATGTGTGTCAAAAAGAGCTACTACCTCTTTTTTATCCCAAGAGTGGTTACCGCCGGTCATAACATCTATTCCGTAAGCAAAAAGTTCATTTGCATTTTTGCTCGTTAAACCAAAACCGTGAGATGCATTTTCATAATTTGCTATAACAAAATCTATAGAATGCTCCTTTTTGAGTATAAAAAGGTAGTCTCTTAACATCTCACGTCCGGGTTTTCCTACTATATCGCCTATAAATGCTATTCTCATCTATTATCTTTTCATTTTATTTATGCGAATTCTACCATAATTTACAAAGTCGCTTAATCCACACTATATTTTATAAAAAGTAATAGTTATATTTATATACTAATATTTTTTTTCTGTTGAGACAATTGAAATGCTTTAGCATTATCAACTTGTTTATTTTGAAGATTTTCGATTCGTTTTTCTAACTCTGCTTTCTTTTTAACAATTTTTACTCTTTTTTTACCTGGGTTAGTTTCTTTTATTTTTTTTTCAAGGCTTGTTATTTCAGTCTTAGTCGAAGAGATCTCTTTTTCTAAACTTGTATTTCTTTTAATAACTTCTTTTGCAGAGATATCTGAGTCTTTTTTCTTAATAACTTCTTGTGCTTTTTTATCCGTAGATTTTGTATCCTTTATACTACAACCTGTATTTAATAATGTCCCTACAACTAATGTCGTTGTTATTAACTTGTATCTAGTTTTCATATTATTCCTATATTTTAAAGTATTGGTTAAAAAAAACCATGTAGCACTTAAAAGTACTGACCGTAAAAATATATGGAAAAAAAATGTAATAAAAATGTAATAGAATATTATTTAATAAATTTAATTATAGAAGTGCTAAATCAACTTTTTGATATAAAAATGTAATCATATTTATTTATAATCCCCGCATGAAAATAAAACTCATACTAGAATTTAGTGCAATATTTATATTGCTTCCTTTGCTTTTTTTATTGCATCTACTTCCAAAGTATATGATAATTCCATCTTTGTGGCTAGTATCTCTCTATGCCTATATTATACTAAGGGTAAAGGGACAAGTTATATTTGCTAACAGCTTTGAACTGGAAGATATTAACTATATACTAAAAAGATTTATCGTTATAAGTTCTATAATCTTTATCTTTACTTTTTTTCTATATCCCAATAAGCTTTTTGGATTAATAGTTACTCAGCCCTATATTTACTTAGCTGTCATTATATTTTATCCTCTATTTTCGGTTATCCCGCAGGAGCTGCTTTTTAGGCAGTTTTTCTTTTACAGATACTCTTTAAACTTCTCTAAATTTACTATCATATGGGCAAATGCACTTGCTTTTGGTTTTGTACATGTAGCATTTGGAAATATTTTAGCCGTGATTTTTACAATTCTCGGCGGTTTACTCTTTGCAAGTACCTACAAAAAAACAGAGTGTTTGATACTTGTAATAATCGAGCACTCACTTTATGGGGTGCTAATATTTACTGTAGGTTTAGGGGAATTTTTTTATCATAATAATGGGTATTAAGTGTGCCAAAGACTAAATAGTCTTCGGCTTTGCATTTCTTAGATAATAAAGCACAGCTTTTATAATATCGTCATCATCTTTAGAGTTTGATTTGATACTCTCTTTGCTATCATTTTTATATACAAGAGTAATATTTTGTCCATAGTTAGAGATATTTTTTATCTTTTTATCAAGTGCAAGAAGTTTTATCTCCATAAGCTCAAAGAACTGACGAGTCGGTGCATCAAGCTCACCAAAGCGGTCTATCACTTCCTCTTGTATCTCATAAACTTCAACACTCTCTTCACAGGCGGATAAACGTCTGTATATATCAAGTCTTAATCTGTCTTCGCTGATTATATCATCACTCAAGTACGCTGAGATTGTAAGTTTTATATCTACTTTATCACGAGAAGATTCTTGGGTATTGCTAAGTTCACGAATGGCATCTTCAAGCATCTTTAGATACAGTGAATAACCTATGTTTTTAATGTGCCCGCTTTGTGCATCTCCAACCAAGTTTCCACCCCCACGAATCTCCAAGTCGTGATGCGCAAGTACTGAACCAGATCCTAAGAATGAGTTTGATTCAAGTGCAAGAAGACGTTTTTTAGCTTCATCTGTAAGATTTTCTTTATTATCGACTATAAAGTATGCAAAGCCCTCATAAGACCCACGACCAACACGACCGCGAAGCTGATGCAGGTCTGCGATACCGAATCTGTCAGCACCGTCAACTATGATGGTATTTACCCTAGGCATATGGATTCCACTCTCTATGATGCTTGTCGCTATCATCATGTCATACTCGCCAGCTTCAAATTTTAGAAGCTCTTTTTCAGTCTCTACGGCTGAGATTTTAGAGTGAAGCATCACTACGCGAAGCTCGGGAAGAATTGCTTTAATTTCACCTAGTTTAATAGGCATATGCTCAATCGAGTTATGCACGTAAAAAACCTGTCCGCCACGTCGAAGCTCACGAAGTATAACCTCTTTTATAAGTTTCTCACTATACTCTTTAACGAAAGTCCTGACACCCAGTCTTGCACTTGGAGGTGTTAGAAGCTGGCTCATTGTTTTTATGGAACTAAGTGCCTGATTTAGTGAACGTGGAATCGGAGTAGCAGACATACTAAGCATATGCACATTATGGTAAAGCTCTTTTATCTTCTCTTTTTGCTTAACTCCAAATTTATGTTCCTCATCTACTATTACAACGCCTAGTTTTTTAAATCCAAGTCCAAAAAGTGCATGAGTTCCAACCACACAATCAAGCTCACCGGATGCAAGTGCGGCAGTTATATTTTTTTTATCTTTTGCAGATACAAAACGGTCTAGTTTTGCATACCTGATGCCAAGCTCATTAAAGCGCTCATCCAGACTTCTGAAATGTTGAGCTGAGAGAAGTGTCGTCGGAACTATTAAAGCCGACTGATAACCCGATTTATACGCGGCATATATAGTGTTCATGGCAACTTCAGTTTTACCAAAACCCACATCACCGCTAAGCAGTCTGTCCATAATATGACCGCTTCTCATCTGATTGATTATTTCATTTATCGACTGAGTCTGGTCATCGGTATAATCAAATCCGGCTTTTTTCTGAAATTCTTCTAACTCTTTTTTATTTATATCAATTTTTGGAGCTTTTATAAGTGCACGTGCAGCTGCGGTATTTACTATAACCCCTGCAATCTCTAAAAGACGTTTTTTAACCTTATCTTTTAGTTTTCCAAAGCTTCCTTTTCCAAGACGGTCAAGTACCGGAACCGAACCGCCTGAAGCTATGTAGCGGTCTATATAGTCTAAGTTCTCAACTGGAAGTAAAACTTTGTCATCGCCGATATACTTGATAACTATAAAGTCTTTAACCCCTCCAAGAATCTCAGTTTGCTCGATAGATTCAAATATACCTACGCCGTAGTCCTCATGTACTACGTAATCACCTTTTTTCAAATCATCCAGTAAAATCGAGCTTTTTCTACGACGACGTTTTTTATCAGGTTTATTCAGGGAGATAACCATCTCATCAGGCGTTAAAATGTTTAAAATGTACGGAGCATAAACTTCTGTTACGTTTTTAAGCTCAAACAATCCGACCTGTTTCATTACGGCTTCATTTGCCGCTATTATGGTTATTTTTTTATCTTTATGAACCTTTAGCAGTGAATGAACATCCGCTACTACCAACTCTTTGTAATCATCAGAGTCTTTTAATATTTCTAAATTAAACTCATCACGATAGAGTTGAGGATTATTAAGTGCATATGCATCTATAAGTACATCATCTAAGTTACGAACTAACTTTACTTTTTTACCTTCTAAAAAATTATAAGATTTATCATCTAGATGCCAAAGACCTAGAGATGCTATATCTTTTACAAGTGCTTCGTATTCACTAGATTCTGCTTTTTGGGAGAGTTCATCATATGAGCTTTCATCTAAAGAGAAAAACGCACTTGTAACCTCAAACTTGTCAAGTTCCTCTTTTTGCGTACGTTGGGATTCAAGTTCAAAATATTTAATCTGCTCTATTTCATCATCAAAAAGAGATATACGAATAGGCAGCTCAGATGCAGGTACATAGATATCTATAATATCTCCGCGAAATGATATTTCACCCTCGACCTGAACCATATCTACAAAGTTATAACCCCAATGAAGCATTTTTGATTTAAAAGCTTTTAAATCAATATTTCCGCCAAATTCCAAGACTAAAGAATCCAGTAATTCAGGTTTTGGCATATAAAACAGTAGTGTTTTTAAGGGAGAAATAATTATCGGTTTTTTATCAGTATTGTTATAGCGTCTTAAACATGAAAAAAGTGTATGAAGTTCTTCTTTATATACACGTAAGTCATCGCCGAAAGCCGGACGAAAATCCGGAAAAAGTAAAACATCTTGCTTGAAAAATTTGGCGACGCTCTCTAAAGAGCGTGCCTCCTCAGAATCTTCACAAATTAATATATCTAAATCTGTTTTTTTATTTTGACTTAGATACTCAAAAAAAATACTCTGAGACATCTACGCCTTTTTTATTTCTTTGTCGATATCTTCTTTTGAAAGGTTGTTACTCGGTAAATTTGCAGCTGCAGGTGTTTCTTTTACACCTTTAACGATTGAGTTACCTTCAAAAATACCTTTTGCTTCTATAACTAACTCGGAAGCTTCAACAGTACCTCTAACATGACCGTTTGCTTTAATTTCCACACGATCGGCATGAAGCGTACCTTCAACAAAACCTTGAACTACTAGTCTTTTTGTAGTAACATCACCGTTTATGTGACCGTGTTTGCCGATATTTACCTCTTTTGTAGAGTTTATTTTACCTTCAAGTTCACCATCTACGTACAGGTTACATTTTAGATTCATTTCGCCTTTGATCGAAGTGCCAGCCGTGATAATGGTTGTGTTTGTGTCGGTTGTGGTACTTTGATGTGTGCTGTCGCCGTTATTAAAGATTGCCATGGTATATTTTTCTCCTGTTCAAATATAGCTTTATAGTTTTGTACATTCCATTTTACAAAGTAAAACGGGTTAACCGTGCGGTGTAAAAATCTTAGCTCGTAATGTAAATGAGGTCCACTACTCATTCCTGAATTTCCGGAATATGCTATCAGGGTACCTTTTTTTACAAATGTTCCGTATTTTACTACTACTTTGTTTAAATGTCCGTAATACGACTTAAATCCGTAGTTATGTTCGAGTATTACTAACTTTCCAAACCCGCTTTTTTTATGATATCCTGCATATTCCACTACACCGTCTGCCGTCGCATATACAGGTGTTTTCATCTTTGCACGCATATCTAAACCACGATGAAACTCTTTTCTGTTTAGTGTTGGATGTATCCTGTAGCCATACTTACTTGTAATACCTTCATATGTTACCGGTGAACCGTTTGGTATAAACTGTAGTAATGAAGCCATATGTTCTGAATTTAGTTTTGTTTTAGTAACTCTTTCTTGAAGAGAACTATCTTCTACAGGAGACATTCCTATAAGTGTTTCAATCTCCGATAATGAATCAGAAACTTCGTTTAGCTCTTTTTTCTTTAGAAAAAGTGCAACCTGAGTTTCTTTCATACTTTCATCTAAGTCTTTATTTTTGGCTTTTAGTTCAGCATATGCATTTTCCATATTTTGACGTTTTACTTCAATTTGTTCTACGGAATAATTTAAATATAGTATGGTACTAACGGCAAACATTCCTATAAATGCAAGAAAACCTAAAATATACCAAATAACTTTTTTTACTATTTGATGCAGGTTAAACTGCTTAACACCGTTATCATCGTTAATAGTAATCGTAAAGTGATTATTCATCTAATTAATATACTCTTTTAAAAATCTTTCAACTACACTAAATGAGCCAAATACCAAATATTTGTTGTTCGGCTCGGTTTTATAGTAGTGTGAGTATTCTATCTTTAAATGTTTTAAAATATTATGAAGCGATACTTTATTTTCTATACGCTCCCCTTCAATATCTATTATTTGAACCTCTTTAATTATCGGTTTTAGTATTTTTAAAATCATTTCATAGTCTTTATCTTTATAAGAATTATATATTAAAATATACTTCTGCGGTGCAAGTTCTTTAACTACTGAAGACGCTGCCAATGGATTATGCCCCACATCTACAATAATATTTTCATCTATTTTACTCAACCTTCCAAACAATTTGGCATCTTTAAAATCTGACTTTTTATAATCAATACCAAGAAACTTTAAAGCTCCAATTGCTAAAGATAAATTTTCTTTTAAATATGAAGCTAAAGATAAAAAATCGGCTATTTTGTCAATCTTTTTATAATCTTGTTTATTTAACAGTTCTTCTATTTTTATTATATTTTTATTCATTTGCGAAGCTATATCATAAACTTTAGAATATTTTTGCTTTGATATTATTGCATTGTTTTGAATAGAATTAAGTTTAGTTTTTGAAATTGCTTCTATAGTAGAACCTAAAAAAGCCTGATGGTCTAAGTCAATCGGCGTAACTAAACTAAGTTCTTTTTCAAATACCGCAGTAGCATCGAATTCACCACCGAGTCCTGCTTCAAGCACGACAAAATCACAACCCTCAAAAACAAGCATCGCAAGTAAAGTAGTATATTCAAAATAACTAAGTGCATCCGAGTCCTCTTTATCTAAGAGTGTGTAGAGTTTTTTATGTGCATCTTCTAAAACCTCATCACTTACGTCACTGCCGTTAATCCAAATACGCTCATTAAACTTTAAAATATGAGGTGATGTATAGTGTCCTACACTATAATTATTGTTAAATAAAGCAGTTGCTAAAAACCTGCCCGTTGTACCTTTTCCGTTTGTACCTATTAGATGCACAATCTTTGGAATATTGATGTATTTTTTTATTTTTTTGTATGTTTTTGGAAATCGATTATAATCTATCTCATCGTAAAACAGAGGTTTTGAGTCTAAAAATTTAGTTAAAGTATGCATCTTTTATTTTATTGGCCGTTTCTTCAAATATCCCTTTGCTCAAACCCATTCTTGCAACTTTTTTTGAAGCTTTTAATATTGAGTCTTCACTCAAAACCTCTTTAACATTTATAGCCGTTCTGATTATATCTATTAGATTTCTGTATTTTTTTAAATCAAAGTTTATCTCTTTTAGTTTCTCTTCATCATAATCCAAAGCAAGCAAAGTATTTACATAGTGCTCTTCTAAATTCCAGTGTTTAAAAAGTTCTGCGGAGATTCTGTATGTACTAATTCCCAAAAGTTCTTTTTCAAACTTATCAATATCTTCACATTCGTTAAAAGCTTTTCTAAATTCACCTATATAGTCGCTTTTTTTTACTTCATTTGCCAATAATAACTTACCGGATTCCATTATTAAAGCAAGTTGCGATAAAAGTTTTACTTCCGAATCGTTAACACGTGAATACCATTGAAACATTAAAGCACTTTGTAGATGACATAGTTCGTTAAACTGTTTTGTATCAAAACCATATACACTGGTATCTGCTTTTAAAGTCTCATCGATTGAGTACTTAACTACAAACATATATATCCTGTGTGTTCCGAGTAAAGTAACGGCTTGTCTTGCACTTAAAACTTTTTGTCTTAGTCCGTAAAATGGAGCATTTATTACTTTTAGTAAATTAGCCATTAACATTGCATCGGATTCTAAAACCCTAACTAAGCTAGGCACGCTCATTATCTCAAGTCCACTTGCATACATACTTCTAACGGCATTTGCCGCATTTGAAAGTGGAGGAAGAGTATCTATATTTTCAATTATTTTTTCAAAAGTCATCTTATTTATATATTACTTGATTTCGTCCGTTCTTTTTTGCTTTATATAAGTTCTCATCGGCACATTTAATAGTGCTTTCTAAAGATGGATGCTGTTTTCTTTCACCTATACCTGCACTTACGGTTACCTCTATACGATTTCCTCTATACATAAATTTTGCTTTTTGAACGTGTTTTCTAACTTTCTCGGCAAATATAAGTGCACCTTTTGCATCCGTCTCACTAAGTAATGCCATAAACTCTTCACCGCCGAAACGTCCTATAATATCGACAGTTCTTGCTTCTTGTTTTGCTATCTTCGCAAAAGCATAAAGCACTGCATCTCCTGCATCGTGTCCATAATTATCGTTTACCGACTTAAAGTGGTCAATATCTAGCATTACAATTGAATAATTACGGTTATATCTCTCATACTCTGCTTCTTTTACGGCTATAAATTCATCTAAAGCCCTTTTATTATATAGCTTGGTTAAAAAATCTTCTTTTGATTCGGCTCTGGCTTCATTAAGTTGATTTTCTAATTTTTCTATTTTTTTTGAAAGTCTTTTTACCTCATTGTTATGAGAATTTAAATCAGTACTTAAATTTTTCGTACTCTCTTCAAGAGCTAAAGCTAAAGTGTAAAGTTTTTTATGTGCTAATTTAAAATTAACTTTTGAGTTTTCACTTTCTTCATTATATTTTTCTAACTCTTTTTTTATACCTTCAATCTCTGTTGTAGATTTATCGCTTCTCTCTATCATCTCGATAAGTCTTATAGAGAGTTTATCAAGTACACCGTCAAGAGACTCGACCATCTCTTTTACACTCTCTTTATCAAGTGCAATTCTGAGTTTTATCGCTTCTTTTATCTCATTTTCAACAGCTGCCGAAGACAATAACTCCGGTTTTCTTCTTATTTTATGAGATAAGTTTGCTATTTTTTCATTTACGCTGGATGCAATTGATGGAACTAAGGATGAGACCAACAAAGAAGCTACATTATGCATCGATTCAGATTCTATTAAATTTGGATCTGACTCTAAACATGTCATCTCAATTGATTCTATAGATTTTTTCAAATCTTTTTTATCTTTAATCCCTATTTTTTGCAAAAAAGAGTTATCGTACGAAGTTATAAAATTTGTCCATAATTGTCTAAATTGCTCAATTTGTGCAATATTCGGATTTGAATCAAGCAAAACTAAACTTTTGGCAGCCAAATCACTGGCTTCTTTATTATGTAATTCGCTTACAACCTGAAGAACTCTTTTTGTAAACAACATTTGAGCTTCTAAAGTTTCTGAACAAACAGACTGGTTTGTTCTGTTTAACCTAGCTACTAAAAAACGAGTTAATTCGCTCATAGTTTTGATTCTGTATTGTTGTAGCTCTTTTTGAAACTCTTTGTTTAGAGTGGAGGTATATTTTTCTAAATGTGAACAGTCTTCGACGTTCATATTAGCAATCGTGGCTTCTTTGCAAAATGCTTCTGCATAAAAATCAGGCGTTAGTAATTTCCCCTCAACTTCCAACCTTTTAATAGCTTTACTTATTATATTTTGAATTGTCATTGCTATTCCTTTTTATTTCTTGCACCCTCTGCCGATATCTTAGCAATAAATGAACCAATAGCCTTAGAAGCACTAAACTCAATTGCATCAAAACGTTCTTGATCGGTTATTACAGCATTTGGCGTTACACTAAAGTCATATGAGCCTTTTGAACTATAAGATTTCGATTTTCCGTCTTGAAATTTTATAATCTTTAAAGTTACCGTCATTCTGTAAGCTATAACATACCCGTTTGCATCATACTGTATCGGTGAATAACTAGGGTTGCTTATAGAGATCTGTAAATGTGCATCCGACTTGTCTTTAGTCGTTAGAGATGATTGAAGTGTTTCTACTATGGCAGAATCTACAGCATCTTTGATTAAAACCGTATTTTGAGGGTCTTGTAGAGATATACTGACTTCCGTACTTATCTTTTGACCAAGTAGTTCACGTGAGAACTTAGCACTAGGTCTGTATCCACAAGCTGTTATAAGAGATATAGTAACAAGCGTTAAAACTATTTTTACAACAGCTGAGTTCATACTTAACCTTTTACAACCAAATTAACAAGCTTTTTAGGCACTACTATCTCTTTAATAATCTCTTTGCCGTCAAGCCATTTAGCACCTGCTTCTTTTGCAGCAGCTACAATGCTCTCTTTATCCGCATCTACTGCCACTTCAATCTCTGTTCTTGCTTTACCGTTGATTGAGACTGCCATAGTTACAGAGTCTTCTACAAAAACTTCATCTAAAATATTTTGAGGTGCAAAGTTATTTAGATTAAAATATTTCTCACTTATCTCAGATGCAACGTGAGGGATAACAGGTTCCATTATTGAGCTTAATATCCAATACCCCTCTGTCCAAACATCTGCATTACTTTGTACATTTAAAGCATTCATAGCTTCCATTACACCAGCTATCATCGTATTAAAAGTATAACGCTCGTTAAATACGTCATTGGCTCTTTGAAGTGCTTCATACACTTTTTTACGGGCAAATTTTTCTTCTTTGCTTAGTGTAGAGTGTTCTATATCAGGGAGTGTATCTGTCGCAACAATATTAGAAGCTCTGTCGTAAAAACGTTTTATGAATTTGTAAGCGCCCTCAACTGCAGAGTCGTTCCACTCCAACTCTTGCGTCGGCGGAGCTGCAAAAAGGATAAAAAGTCTTGCCGTATCTGCACCGTATTTTTCTATAATTGCATCAGGATCAACCGTATTTCCCTTCGACTTTGACATTTTAGCACCGTCTTTAAGTACCATTCCTTGAGTAAGTAGTCTGTCAAAAGGCTCATCAAAGTCTAAATATCCTAAATCACGGAAAACTTTTGTAAAAAAGCGTGCATAAAGCAGGTGCAGAACCGCATGTTCAATTCCACCTACATAGTGGTCAACTCCCATCCAGTATTTTAACTGTTCTTGGCTAAATGCCTCAGTTTCCCAGTTTTTAGCATCTGCACAAAAACGTAAAAAGTACCAGCTAGATTCTACAAAGGTATCCATAGTATCAGTCTCACGTACAGCTTCACCGCCACACTCAGGACACGAACAATGTTTCCAAGTCGGATGTTTCTCTAAGGGATTTCCCTCACCCGTTATCTCTATATCTTCAGGAAGTGCAATCGGCAGATTTTCTTTTTTCTCCATAACAAGACCACATTTGTCACAGTGAACAAAAGGGATAGGAGCACCCCAATAACGCTGACGTGAAACACCCCAGTCTTTAAGTTTGTAGTTTGTAGTTTTTTTGCCTATTTTATTATCTTCAAAATATTTGATGATGTTGTACTGGCTCTTTTTAGAATCCATTCCATCAAACTCTCCAGAGTTAAATAAAATTCCGCGTTCAGTATATGCACTTGATGCAAAATCATGATTACCCTCTTTAGGATTTATAACCGCATTTATCTCTAAATCATATTTTTTTGCAAAATCAAAATCACGCTCATCATGTGCAGGAACCGCCATAACGGCACCGCTACCGTAATCCATAA
The genomic region above belongs to Sulfurimonas lithotrophica and contains:
- a CDS encoding TIGR00282 family metallophosphoesterase, with protein sequence MRIAFIGDIVGKPGREMLRDYLFILKKEHSIDFVIANYENASHGFGLTSKNANELFAYGIDVMTGGNHSWDKKEVVALFDTHEILRPHNYPDEVEGTGCKVYDIGSEKLAVLNLMGHYAMPMCENGFRVAQSTVASLHEEGVKNIFVDFHAEASSEKRAMMMLLQGKVSGIIGTHTHVSSDDFQIANGTAYLSDIGLTGCRDNVIGMDAKTPLKQFLTGMKGHFDIPKKCKKILQMAVMDMEDGKCSSAYKLKVFDNGKIIKTDAWLED
- a CDS encoding CPBP family intramembrane glutamic endopeptidase, producing MKIKLILEFSAIFILLPLLFLLHLLPKYMIIPSLWLVSLYAYIILRVKGQVIFANSFELEDINYILKRFIVISSIIFIFTFFLYPNKLFGLIVTQPYIYLAVIIFYPLFSVIPQELLFRQFFFYRYSLNFSKFTIIWANALAFGFVHVAFGNILAVIFTILGGLLFASTYKKTECLILVIIEHSLYGVLIFTVGLGEFFYHNNGY
- a CDS encoding DEAD/DEAH box helicase — its product is MSQSIFFEYLSQNKKTDLDILICEDSEEARSLESVAKFFKQDVLLFPDFRPAFGDDLRVYKEELHTLFSCLRRYNNTDKKPIIISPLKTLLFYMPKPELLDSLVLEFGGNIDLKAFKSKMLHWGYNFVDMVQVEGEISFRGDIIDIYVPASELPIRISLFDDEIEQIKYFELESQRTQKEELDKFEVTSAFFSLDESSYDELSQKAESSEYEALVKDIASLGLWHLDDKSYNFLEGKKVKLVRNLDDVLIDAYALNNPQLYRDEFNLEILKDSDDYKELVVADVHSLLKVHKDKKITIIAANEAVMKQVGLFELKNVTEVYAPYILNILTPDEMVISLNKPDKKRRRRKSSILLDDLKKGDYVVHEDYGVGIFESIEQTEILGGVKDFIVIKYIGDDKVLLPVENLDYIDRYIASGGSVPVLDRLGKGSFGKLKDKVKKRLLEIAGVIVNTAAARALIKAPKIDINKKELEEFQKKAGFDYTDDQTQSINEIINQMRSGHIMDRLLSGDVGFGKTEVAMNTIYAAYKSGYQSALIVPTTLLSAQHFRSLDERFNELGIRYAKLDRFVSAKDKKNITAALASGELDCVVGTHALFGLGFKKLGVVIVDEEHKFGVKQKEKIKELYHNVHMLSMSATPIPRSLNQALSSIKTMSQLLTPPSARLGVRTFVKEYSEKLIKEVILRELRRGGQVFYVHNSIEHMPIKLGEIKAILPELRVVMLHSKISAVETEKELLKFEAGEYDMMIATSIIESGIHMPRVNTIIVDGADRFGIADLHQLRGRVGRGSYEGFAYFIVDNKENLTDEAKKRLLALESNSFLGSGSVLAHHDLEIRGGGNLVGDAQSGHIKNIGYSLYLKMLEDAIRELSNTQESSRDKVDIKLTISAYLSDDIISEDRLRLDIYRRLSACEESVEVYEIQEEVIDRFGELDAPTRQFFELMEIKLLALDKKIKNISNYGQNITLVYKNDSKESIKSNSKDDDDIIKAVLYYLRNAKPKTI
- a CDS encoding bactofilin family protein, which produces MNLKCNLYVDGELEGKINSTKEVNIGKHGHINGDVTTKRLVVQGFVEGTLHADRVEIKANGHVRGTVEASELVIEAKGIFEGNSIVKGVKETPAAANLPSNNLSKEDIDKEIKKA
- a CDS encoding M23 family metallopeptidase, with amino-acid sequence MNNHFTITINDDNGVKQFNLHQIVKKVIWYILGFLAFIGMFAVSTILYLNYSVEQIEVKRQNMENAYAELKAKNKDLDESMKETQVALFLKKKELNEVSDSLSEIETLIGMSPVEDSSLQERVTKTKLNSEHMASLLQFIPNGSPVTYEGITSKYGYRIHPTLNRKEFHRGLDMRAKMKTPVYATADGVVEYAGYHKKSGFGKLVILEHNYGFKSYYGHLNKVVVKYGTFVKKGTLIAYSGNSGMSSGPHLHYELRFLHRTVNPFYFVKWNVQNYKAIFEQEKNIPWQSLITATAHIKVPQPTQTQPLSRLALRSKAK
- a CDS encoding bifunctional folylpolyglutamate synthase/dihydrofolate synthase; protein product: MHTLTKFLDSKPLFYDEIDYNRFPKTYKKIKKYINIPKIVHLIGTNGKGTTGRFLATALFNNNYSVGHYTSPHILKFNERIWINGSDVSDEVLEDAHKKLYTLLDKEDSDALSYFEYTTLLAMLVFEGCDFVVLEAGLGGEFDATAVFEKELSLVTPIDLDHQAFLGSTIEAISKTKLNSIQNNAIISKQKYSKVYDIASQMNKNIIKIEELLNKQDYKKIDKIADFLSLASYLKENLSLAIGALKFLGIDYKKSDFKDAKLFGRLSKIDENIIVDVGHNPLAASSVVKELAPQKYILIYNSYKDKDYEMILKILKPIIKEVQIIDIEGERIENKVSLHNILKHLKIEYSHYYKTEPNNKYLVFGSFSVVERFLKEYIN
- a CDS encoding HDOD domain-containing protein gives rise to the protein MTFEKIIENIDTLPPLSNAANAVRSMYASGLEIMSVPSLVRVLESDAMLMANLLKVINAPFYGLRQKVLSARQAVTLLGTHRIYMFVVKYSIDETLKADTSVYGFDTKQFNELCHLQSALMFQWYSRVNDSEVKLLSQLALIMESGKLLLANEVKKSDYIGEFRKAFNECEDIDKFEKELLGISTYRISAELFKHWNLEEHYVNTLLALDYDEEKLKEINFDLKKYRNLIDIIRTAINVKEVLSEDSILKASKKVARMGLSKGIFEETANKIKDAYFN